From Diospyros lotus cultivar Yz01 chromosome 4, ASM1463336v1, whole genome shotgun sequence, a single genomic window includes:
- the LOC127800108 gene encoding probable WRKY transcription factor 48: MENKEELQRESLVGNSTFSDHIPSGFSLTSFFDMTCDAEKGSFGFIDVLGFQQNYPSFFDDQFQSPLQPPLPLLSPTSSVPGELPELVNTPAESSSISSSSNEVPNTWEQTKTVQEEHEQDQENTNKQLKPKKKPKRERKPRFAFLTKSEIDNLDDGYRWRKYGQKAVKNSPFPRSYYRCTGPGCGVKKRVERCSGDPATVVTTYEGTHTHSCLVTPRGNVRLVTESAGFGGGGPSSLHYDHRHEQPYNSHIINPSPSPCLSFTANANSSFPVDSPCLIRDCGLLQDMVPWQLRKVSKEE; this comes from the exons ATGGAAAACAAAGAAGAGCTACAGAGAGAAAGTTTGGTGGGGAATTCTACATTTTCCGACCATATTCCGTCGGGTTTCTCTTTAACAAGCTTCTTTGACATGACATGTGACGCCGAAAAGGGCTCTTTCGGCTTCATCGACGTGTTGGGTTTCCAACAAAATTACCCATCTTTCTTCGATGATCAGTTCCAATCTCCGTTACAGCCACCCCTGCCGCTTCTGTCTCCGACTTCGTCGGTTCCCGGGGAGTTGCCGGAGCTCGTGAATACTCCGGCTGAATCTTCGTCGATCTCCTCATCATCCAACGAAGTACCGAACACTTGGGAACAGACCAAAACAGTACAAGAAGAGCATGAGCAGGATCAAGAGAACACAAACAAACA GTTGAAACCCAAAAAGAAGccaaaaagggaaagaaagccTAGATTTGCATTTCTGACAAAGAGTGAGATTGATAATCTGGACGATGGGTATAGATGGAGAAAGTACGGGCAAAAAGCTGTGAAAAATAGCCCTTTCCCAAG GAGCTACTACCGCTGCACTGGTCCAGGATGTGGAGTAAAGAAGCGGGTGGAGCGATGTTCCGGCGATCCGGCCACCGTTGTCACCACCTACGAAGGCACTCACACGCATTCGTGCCTGGTAACACCGCGTGGAAACGTCAGACTCGTGACGGAATCCGCCGGCTTTGGCGGCGGTGGGCCTTCGTCTCTTCACTATGATCACCGCCATGAGCAACCCTATAATTCCCATATTATTAATCCATCGCCGTCACCTTGTTTGAGCTTCACCGCTAATGCTAATTCCTCATTCCCAGTTGATTCTCCGTGTTTGATTAGGGATTGTGGACTGCTTCAGGATATGGTGCCTTGGCAGCTGCGAAAGGTGTCCAAAGAggagtag